The following are encoded in a window of Ricinus communis isolate WT05 ecotype wild-type chromosome 4, ASM1957865v1, whole genome shotgun sequence genomic DNA:
- the LOC8275502 gene encoding transcription factor ICE1 produces MLSGLNGTVWIEDNREQRDSTTNNNSSNINNSCCGVIESNKEDMASLSTFKSMLEVEDDWYVANTTSIHSHQDSIRDITFSPNLGDPDNLLLHSVDSSSSCSPNSSVFNNLDPSHVHYFMHPKPTLSSLLNVVPSNIPLDHGFDLGEIGFLENHTAANATTTNVSSMMNRGGGILGNFTDLNSNNQISTSNFCSDPPFSTTSMLQLPENASGFTGFRGFNESSGNSLFLNRSKMLRPLETFPSMGAQPTLFQKRAALRKNLGDNGGNLGSLTGIEIDKGKRELTLMGEENEKKRKLGNVIDDTFEDVSIDGSGLNYDSDEFTENTKIEEIGKNGGNSSNANSDITGCGGGDQKGKKKGLPAKNLMAERRRRKKLNDRLYMLRSVVPKISKMDRASILGDAIEYLKELLQRINDLHNELESTPPGSSMTPTTSFHPLTPTPSALPSRIKDKLCPSPLPSPNGQPARVEVRLREGRAVNIHMFCGRRPGLLLSIMRALDNLGLDIQQAVISCFNGFAMDIFRAEQCKEGQDVHPEQIKAVLLDSAGYHGMM; encoded by the exons ATGCTGTCTGGACTAAATGGCACCGTTTGGATTGAAGATAATAGAGAACAGCGAGACTCGACCACGAACAACAACAGCAGCAACATTAACAATAGCTGCTGTGGTGTTATAGAGAGCAACAAAGAAGATATGGCTTCTCTTTCCACATTCAAGTCTATGCTCGAAGTAGAAGATGACTGGTATGTTGCAAATACTACTAGTATCCATAGTCATCAAGATAGTATCAGAGACATTACATTCTCACCGAATCTTGGTGACCCAGATAATCTTTTGCTTCACTCTGTTgactcctcttcttcttgttcaCCTAACTCTTCTGTTTTCAACAATCTCGACCCATCTCACGTTCACTACTTTATGCACCCAAAACCCACTCTATCTTCACTTCTTAATGTAGTTCCTAGTAACATCCCTTTAGACCATGGCTTTGATTTGGGTGAAATTGGGTTTCTTGAGAACCACACAGCAGCAAATGCAACAACAACAAATGTGTCATCTATGATGAATAGAGGAGGTGGGATTTTAGGCAACTTCACTGATTTGAACTCAAATAATCAGATTAGCACTTCTAATTTCTGTTCTGATCCACCCTTTTCTACCACCAGCATGCTTCAATTGCCAGAAAATGCTTCGGGGTTTACAGGGTTTAGGGGTTTTAATGAGAGTTCAGGGAATTCACTGTTTTTAAATAGGTCTAAGATGTTGAGGCCTCTTGAAACTTTCCCTTCAATGGGTGCACAGCCTACTTTGTTTCAAAAGAGAGCCGCTTTGAGAAAGAACTTAGGTGATAATGGTGGAAATTTGGGGTCTTTGACTGGAATTGAGATAGATAAAGGAAAGAGAGAATTGACTCTGATGGGTGAAGAgaatgagaagaaaagaaaattgggcAATGTAATAGATGATACTTTTGAGGATGTAAGCATTGATGGTTCAGGTTTGAATTATGATTCTGATGAGTTCACTGAGAATACTAAGATAGAGGAGATTGGTAAAAATGGTGGGAATAGCTCAAATGCGAATAGCGATATCACTGGTTGTGGTGGTGGTGATCAGAAAGGGAAGAAGAAGGGGCTTCCTGCTAAGAATCTGATGGCAGAAAGGAGGCGCCGGAAGAAGCTTAATGATAGGTTATACATGTTAAGGTCTGTTGTACCAAAAATAAGCAAG ATGGATAGGGCATCAATCCTTGGAGATGCAATCGAATACTTGAAAGAGCTTCTGCAAAGGATCAATGACCTCCATAATGAATTGGAGTCAACTCCTCCTGGCTCTTCAATGACACCCACCACAAGCTTTCATCCTTTGACACCCACTCCATCAGCCCTGCCCAGCCGTATCAAGGATAAGCTTTGCCCCAGCCCATTGCCAAGTCCAAATGGTCAACCAGCAAGG GTTGAAGTCAGATTGAGAGAAGGAAGAGCTGTAAACATCCATATGTTTTGTGGTCGCAGACCGGGCCTCCTGCTCTCCATCATGAGGGCTTTGGATAACCTCGGCCTGGATATTCAGCAAGCTGTCATCAGTTGTTTCAATGGTTTTGCCATGGATATCTTTCGAGCTGAG CAATGCAAAGAAGGACAGGATGTGCATCCCGAGCAAATAAAAGCAGTACTTTTGGATTCAGCCGGCTACCATGGCATGATGTAA
- the LOC8275501 gene encoding auxin response factor 2B, whose product MDSSEISIKGNSSVRGGEESFSSSYSEPNVAMEGQKGHSTRPVSAKDAEKALYTELWNACAGPLVTVPRENELVYYFPQGHIEQVEASTNQLADQQMPVYNLPSKILCRVINVQLKAEPDTDEVFAQVTLLPEPIQDENAVKKDPPQPPPPRFHVHSFCKTLTASDTSTHGGFSVLRRHADECLPPLDMSRQPPTQELVAKDLHGNEWRFRHIFRGQPRRHLLQSGWSVFVSSKRLVAGDAFIFLRGENGELRVGVRRAMRQQGNVPSSVISSHSMHLGVLATAWHAISTGTLFTVYYKPRTSPAEFIVPFDRYMESVKNNYSIGMRFKMRFEGEEAPEQRFTGTIVGIEDADSKRWRESKWRSLKVRWDETSTIPRPDRVSPWSVEPALAPPALNPLPVPRPKRPRSNMVPSSPDSSVLTRDGSSKVTIDPPPPSGYSRVLQGQEFSTLRGNFAESNESETAEKSVMWPPSVDDEKIDVSASRRHGSESWNLSGRPEPTYTDLLSGFGSNADSSHGFTSSFVDQAATAASRKLVLDQEGKFNLLANPWSLMSSGLSLKLSESNTKVSVQGRDIPYQARGNIRCSAFSEYPILHGHRVDQSHGNWLMPPPPPSHFDNLAHAREPVSKPLQEHDIGKSTDGNCKLFGIPLFSNPVAPEPATSHRNMVNEPTTAHPQSHQPRALESDQRSEQPRVSKMADDNEHEKQFQSGHLHTRDIQGKTQTGSTRSCTKVHKQGIALGRSVDLAKFNNYDELIAELDRLFEFGGELISPKKNWLIVYTDDEGDMMLVGDDPWQEFVGMVRKIFIYTREEVQKMNPGTLNSKGDEHLLDVDGVDAKEVKCVPLPPAQSTENC is encoded by the exons ATGGATTCTTCAGAGATTTCAATAAAAGGTAACAGCAGCGTAAGGGGAGGAGAGGAGAGCTTCTCTTCCAGCTACAGTGAGCCTAACGTCGCCATGGAAGGCCAGAAAGGTCATTCTACTCGTCCGGTCTCTGCTAAAG ACGCTGAAAAGGCTCTTTATACCGAGCTTTGGAATGCCTGTGCTGGTCCTTTAGTCACCGTTCCTCGTGAGAACGAGCTCGTTTATTACTTTCCTCAGGGTCACATAGAGCAG GTAGAGGCATCAACAAATCAGTTAGCAGACCAGCAGATGCCAGTTTATAATCTTCCATCAAAGATCTTGTGTCGCGTGATCAACGTCCAACTGAAG GCCGAACCAGATACTGATGAGGTGTTTGCACAAGTCACTTTACTTCCCGAGCCCATC CAAGACGAGAATGCAGTGAAGAAAGACCCTCCTCAACCTCCACCACCAAGATTTCATGTGCATTCATTTTGTAAAACCCTGACTGCATCAGATACTAGTACCCATGGCGGGTTTTCTGTGCTCAGGCGACATGCTGATGAGTGTCTGCCGCCTCTG GATATGTCAAGGCAACCTCCAACCCAGGAATTGGTTGCCAAGGATTTGCATGGAAATGAGTGGCGATTCCGCCATATCTTCAGGG GTCAACCGCGAAGGCACTTGCTTCAAAGTGGATGGAGCGTGTTTGTTAGCTCCAAAAGGCTTGTTGCTGGTGATgcgtttatatttttaag AGGTGAGAATGGAGAACTCCGAGTTGGTGTTAGACGAGCCATGAGACAACAGGGTAATGTTCCATCATCTGTCATATCCAGCCACAGCATGCATCTAGGTGTTCTTGCTACAGCATGGCATGCCATCTCTACAGGAACCTTGTTCACTGTTTATTATAAGCCAAG GACAAGCCCTGCTGAGTTCATTGTTCCATTTGATCGATACATGGAGTCTGTCAAGAACAATTATTCTATTGGGATGAGATTTAAAATGAGATTTGAAGGGGAAGAAGCTCCTGAGCAAAG ATTCACTGGAACAATTGTTGGAATTGAAGATGCTGATTCCAAAAGGTGGCGAGAATCCAAATGGAGATCTCTCAAG GTGAGATGGGATGAAACTTCTACTATACCTCGTCCGGATCGAGTTTCACCGTGGAGTGTGGAGCCTGCTCTGGCTCCTCCTGCATTGAATCCCCTTCCAGTCCCCAGGCCTAAAAGGCCCCGATCCAACATGGTGCCTTCATCCCCGGACTCTTCAGTTCTTACTAGAGACG GTTCATCAAAAGTAACCATAGACCCTCCACCACCTAGTGGATATTCTAGGGTCTTGCAAGGTCAAGAATTCTCGACCTTGCGAGGAAATTTTGCGGAGAGCAATGAATCAGAAACTGCTGAAAAGTCTGTCATGTGGCCACCCTCAGTAGATGACGAGAAGATTGACGTATCTGCTTCAAGAAGACATGGATCAGAGAGTTGGAATCTCTCAGGGAGGCCAGAGCCTACCTATACAGATTTGCTATCAGGATTTGGATCAAATGCTGATTCTTCCCATGGGTTCACTTCATCCTTTGTTGATCAAGCTGCAACAGCTGCTAGTAGAAAACTTGTATTAGATCAGGAAGGCAAGTTTAACTTGCTTGCCAACCCATGGTCCTTAATGTCATCAGGTCTGTCGCTCAAGTTATCGGAGTCTAATACAAAGGTTTCTGTACAAGGTCGTGATATACCTTACCAAGCACGAGGAAATATCAGATGCAGTGCTTTCAGTGAGTATCCCATACTCCATGGTCATAGAGTTGACCAGTCGCATGGAAATTGGTTGATGCCTCCCCCTCCACCCTCTCATTTTGATAATCTCGCACATGCAAGAGAGCCAGTTTCAAAACCCTTACAAGAACATGATATTGGGAAATCCACAGATGGAAACTGTAAACTCTTTGGTATTCCCCTGTTTAGTAATCCTGTTGCACCAGAGCCAGCAACATCACATAGAAACATGGTGAATGAACCCACAACAGCCCATCCTCAGAGCCACCAACCTCGTGCACTGGAATCTGATCAAAGGTCAGAACAACCCAGGGTTTCTAAAATGGCTGATGATAATGAGCATGAGAAACAATTCCAATCTGGTCATTTACATACGAGGGATATTCAAGGCAAAACTCAAACTGGTTCAACTAGGAGTTGTACTAAG GTTCATAAGCAGGGAATTGCACTTGGTAGGTCTGTTGATCTTGCCAAGTTCAATAACTATGATGAGTTGATTGCTGAATTGGATCGGCTGTTTGAATTTGGTGGTGAATTAATTTCTCCCAAAAAAAACTGGTTGATTGTATATACTGACGATGAGGGTGATATGATGCTTGTTGGAGATGACCCCTGGCA GGAATTTGTTGGCATGGTTCGAAAGATATTCATCTACACAAGGGAGGAGGTACAAAAGATGAATCCAGGAACCTTAAATTCTAAGGGTGATGAGCATCTGTTGGATGTGGATGGTGTGGATGCTAAAGAAGTAAAATGCGTTCCACTTCCCCCTGCACAAAGCACCGAGAACTGTTAG
- the LOC8275500 gene encoding pentatricopeptide repeat-containing protein At5g61990, mitochondrial, with translation MGTITHFFKNQNGKSRTLISTLRTHSIKSNSFSTNADTNQSDNTVKEITSLLKQKNWQFLIESSPLPNKLNPDVVFLVIKQNQVIDPKRLHGFFNWVNSRTVFSQNLSTFSILSLILCNSGLFGNAANVLERMIDTRNPHVKILDSIIKCYKEINGSSSSSSVVVFEILIDIYRKKGFLNEAVSVFLGAKTNEFIVGLACCNSLSKDLLKGNRVELFWKVYKGMLGAIVPDVYTYTNLINAYCRVGKVEEGKHVLFDMEEKGCIPNLVTYSVVIAGLCRAGDVDEALELKRSMANKGLLPDNYIYATLIDGFCRQKRSTEGKSMLDEMYTMGLKPDHVAYTALINGFVKQSDIGGAFQVKEEMFARKIKLNTFTYYALIHGLCKIGDLEKAEDLFSEMTMMGIKPDIQTYNCLIEGYYKVQNMEKAYELLIEIKKENLTANAYMCGAIVNGLCHCGDLTRANELFQEMISWGLKPNIVIYTTIVKGLVKEGRFEEAIKILGVMKDQGLSPDVFCYNTVIIGFCKAGKMEEGKSYLVEMIAKGLKPNVYTYGAFIHGYCRAGEMQAAERSFIEMLDSGIAPNDVICTDLIDGYCKDGNTTKAFAKFRCMLDQGVLPDVQTHSVLIHGLSKNGKLQEAMGVFSELLDKGLVPDVFTYTSLISNLCKEGDLKAAFELHDDMCKKGINPNIVTYNALINGLCKLGEIAKARELFDGIPEKGLARNSVTYSTIIAGYCKSANLTEAFQLFHGMKLVGVPPDSFVYCALIDGCCKAGNTEKALSLFLGMVEEGIASTPAFNALIDGFFKLGKLIEAYQLVEDMVDNHITPNHVTYTILIEYHCTVGNIKEAEQLFMEMQKRNVMPNVLTYTSLLHGYNRIGRRSEMFSLFDEMVARGIKPDDLAWSVMVDAHLKEGNWIKALKLVDDMLSEGVNVCKNLYTILIDALCKHNNLSEVLKVLDEVEKQGSKLSLATCGTLVCCFHRAGRTDEALRVLESMVRFTWVPNSTVLSDLINENQDIANSEIADDFLKRTTTGAACQAQA, from the coding sequence ATGGGCACAATAACTCATTTTTTCAAGAACCAAAATGGAAAAAGTCGAACCCTAATTTCAACATTAAGAACCCACAGTATCAAATCAAACTCATTTAGCACCAACGCTGACACTAACCAAAGCGACAACACAGTGAAAGAGATCACGTCATTATTGAAGCAAAAGAACTGGCAATTCCTAATAGAATCATCACCCTTACCAAATAAACTAAACCcagatgttgttttcttagttATCAAACAAAACCAGGTAATTGACCCTAAACGCCTCCATGGGTTCTTTAATTGGGTTAACTCGAGAACcgttttttctcaaaatctttctactttttctattctttctttgattttatgCAATTCTGGGCTTTTTGGCAATGCCGCTAATGTTCTGGAAAGAATGATCGATACTCGTAACCCTCATGTGAAGATTTTGGATTCAATTATTAAGTGTTATAAAGAGATTAATGggagtagtagtagtagtagtgtGGTGGTTTTTGAAATCttgattgatatttatagaaaGAAAGGGTTTTTAAATGAGGCTGTTAGTGTTTTTTTAGGAGCTAAAACTAATGAGTTCATCGTTGGTTTAGCGTGTTGTAATTCTTTGTCGAAGGATTTGTTGAAGGGTAATAGAGTGGAGTTGTTTTGGAAAGTTTATAAGGGGATGTTAGGGGCTATTGTACCTGATGTCTACACTTATACAAATTTGATAAATGCATATTGTAGAGTAGGGAAAGTTGAGGAGGGGAAACACGTGCTTTTTGATATGGAAGAGAAGGGATGTATTCCTAATTTAGTTACTTATAGCGTGGTGATTGCTGGGTTGTGTAGAGCTGGGGATGTTGATGAAGCTCTTGAGCTTAAGAGGTCCATGGCTAATAAGGGTTTGCTTCCAGATAATTACATTTATGCTACGCTTATTGACGGTTTCTGTAGGCAGAAGAGATCTACGGAGGGGAAATCAATGTTGGACGAGATGTATACTATGGGTTTGAAACCTGATCATGTTGCTTATACTGCTTTGATTAATGGATTTGTGAAGCAGAGTGATATTGGAGGAGCTTTTCAGGTGAAAGAGGAAATGTTTGCTCgtaagattaaattaaatactttcACATATTATGCACTTATTCATGGGTTGTGTAAGATTGGTGATTTGGAGAAGGCAGAAGATCTTTTTAGCGAAATGACCATGATGGGCATAAAACCTGATATTCAGACATATAATTGTTTGATTGAGGGATACTATAAGGTGCAAAATATGGAAAAGGCATATGAGTTACTAATTGAGATTAAGAAAGAGAACTTGACAGCCAATGCTTACATGTGTGGTGCGATAGTCAATGGCCTTTGCCATTGTGGAGATCTTACACGGGCAAATGAATTGTTTCAGGAGATGATTTCCTGGGGTTTGAAACCAAATATTGTCATCTACACGACTATAGTAAAAGGTCTCGTCAAGGAAGGTAGATTTGAAGAGGCCATAAAAATTTTAGGAGTTATGAAGGACCAAGGTCTATCACCTGATGTTTTCTGCTATAACACTGTTATAATTGGCTTCTGCAAGGCTGGTAAAATGGAAGAAGGGAAGAGCTATTTGGTTGAAATGATCGCAAAGGGCTTAAAGCCAAATGTTTATACGTACGGGGCTTTTATTCATGGATACTGCAGGGCTGGGGAAATGCAAGCAGCAGAGAGGTCCTTTATAGAGATGCTAGATAGTGGTATAGCACCTAATGACGTTATTTGTACAGATTTGATTGATGGGTACTGCAAGGACGGCAACACCACCAAAGCCTTTGCAAAGTTTAGATGCATGCTTGATCAAGGAGTTCTTCCAGACGTGCAGACCCATAGTGTCCTCATCCACGGTCTTTCAAAGAATGGGAAACTTCAGGAAGCAATGGGAGTGTTCTCTGAACTACTTGACAAGGGTTTGGTACCTGATGTCTTTACTTATACTTCTCTCATTTCTAACTTGTGCAAGGAAGGTGATTTAAAGGCGGCCTTTGAACTTCATGATGATATGTGTAAAAAAGGCATCAACCCAAATATTGTCACTTACAATGCTCTGATCAATGGACTCTGCAAGTTAGGTGAAATTGCAAAAGCCCGGGAACTGTTTGATGGAATTCCAGAAAAGGGTTTGGCTCGTAATAGTGTGACCTATTCTACAATTATAGCTGGATATTGCAAATCTGCAAATTTAACCGAGGCATTTCAATTGTTTCATGGCATGAAGTTGGTGGGGGTTCCACCGGATAGTTTTGTCTATTGTGCCTTAATTGATGGATGTTGCAAAGCAGGAAATACAGAGAAGGCTCTTTCCTTGTTCTTGGGAATGGTGGAGGAGGGCATTGCTTCTACTCCTGCTTTCAATGCTTTGATTGATGGCTTCTTCAAGTTGGGGAAGCTGATTGAAGCTTACCAGTTAGTGGAAGACATGGTCGATAACCATATTACACCAAATCATGTGACATATACAATTCTGATTGAATATCATTGCACGGTAGGAAACATAAAGGAAGCAGAGCAGCTCTTTATGGAGATGCAGAAAAGGAATGTAATGCCAAATGTTTTAACTTACACATCACTACTACATGGATATAATCGTATAGGGAGAAGATCTGAAATGTTTTCCCTCTTTGATGAGATGGTTGCGAGGGGTATCAAACCTGATGATTTGGCCTGGAGTGTGATGGTTGATGCTCACCTGAAAGAAGGTAACTGGATTAAAGCCTTAAAGTTGGTTGATGACATGTTATCGGAGGGTGTGAATGTGTGCAAAAATTTGTATACCATACTAATTGACGCTCTTTGCAAGCATAATAATCTTTCGGAGGTGTTGAAAGTGCTTGATGAAGTTGAAAAGCAAGGTTCCAAGCTCAGTCTTGCTACTTGTGGAACGCTAGTTTGTTGTTTTCACAGAGCAGGAAGGACAGACGAAGCTCTGAGAGTTCTAGAAAGCATGGTCAGGTTTACATGGGTTCCCAACTCTACTGTCTTAAGTGATTTAATCAATGAAAACCAAGATATTGCCAACTCTGAGATTGCTGATGATTTCTTAAAGCGAACAACAACGGGAGCTGCTTGTCAGGCTCAAGCCTGA